One Glycine max cultivar Williams 82 chromosome 6, Glycine_max_v4.0, whole genome shotgun sequence DNA segment encodes these proteins:
- the LOC100797286 gene encoding transcription factor bHLH123 gives MSDDQFQASGNWWESAARNVRFESGESQSSSSGLTNNMGSYEASWQHHDMATTRSSNSSIDNNSVSGGSSVMFHDQKQLQQVQPHHHESSAAATSTNDPNLHMMGLGLSSQAMDWNQASLQLRGEKGSESSFRSMLQENLSSSNTNFQPQESGSNIGLSQHHHHHHHHQQLHWRPEKLFSAESSSNEFKRGFSLDQTQFSPQYSSGDSTVTSQGLPCSFQMDYVGNPSSILQGLLGQESNNNNNQQQQQPYQGGGGGAMNFAYSAAASYGLNSNVELVRSWSKVPQFLRASPPKQQPNNQLHFTNNAPFWNANSEPAIKDSRSSFIPSLHPPFSTSNFDVQSKNISEVRDSGGVVKKSGSEAAPKRPRNETPSPLPAFKVRKEKMGDRITALQQLVSPFGKTDTASVLSEAIEYIKFLHEQVTVLSTPYMKSGAPIQHQQSSGKSKESEGPKQDLRSRGLCLVPVSSTFPVTHEPTVEYWTPTFGGTYR, from the exons ATGTCAGATGATCAATTTCAAGCAAGTGGAAACTGGTGGGAATCAGCAGCAAGAAACGTTAGGTTTGAGAGTGGTGAATCACAGTCTTCTTCTTCTGGCCTCACCAACAATATGGGAAGCTATGAAGCTTCTTGGCAACATCATGACATGGCAACAACAAGGTCTTCTAATTCTTCCATAGATAATAACTCTGTCTCAGGTGGTTCCTCTGTGATGTTCCATGACCAGAAGCAGCTTCAACAAGTTCAGCCACATCATCATGAGTCTTCAGCTGCAGCCACTTCCACCAATGACCCCAACTTGCACATGATGGGCTTGGGCCTCTCTTCTCAGGCCATGGACTGGAATCAAGCATCTTTGCAGCT CCGAGGTGAGAAGGGTTCAGAAAGCAGTTTCAGGTCGATGTTGCAAGAGAATTTGAGCTCATCAAATACCAATTTTCAGCCGCAAGAAAGTGGGAGCAATATAGGGTTGTCTcaacaccaccaccatcaccatcatcatcaacaacttcaTTGGAGGCCAGAAAAGTTGTTCTCTGCCGAGTCATCAAGCAACGAATTCAAGAGGGGTTTCTCCTTGGACCAAACACAGTTTTCTCCTCAATACAGCTCTGGGGACAGCACTGTCACAAGCCAAGGCTTGCCTTGTTCTTTTCAGATGGACTATGTTGGGAACCCTTCTTCAATATTGCAAGGACTTTTGGGACAAgagagcaacaacaacaacaaccaacaacaacaacaaccctaccaaggtggtggtggtggtgccaTGAATTTTGCTTACTCAGCAGCAGCAAGCTATGGTTTGAACTCCAATGTTGAGTTGGTGCGTTCTTGGTCCAAAGTTCCTCAGTTTCTGAGAGCTTCACCGCCAAAACAACAACCCAATAATCAGTTGCATTTCACCAACAACGCACCCTTTTGGAACGCGAATTCTGAGCCTGCTATTAAGGATTCTCGATCCAGCTTCATCCCTTCTTTGCATCCACCCTTCTCCACATCAAATTTCGATGTACAATCAAAG AATATATCTGAAGTTAGAGATTCCGGTGGTGTGGTAAAGAAAAGTGGAAGTGAGGCAGCACCCAAAAGGCCCAGGAACGAAACCCCATCACCTTTGCCAGCTTTTAAG GTGAGAAAAGAGAAGATGGGGGACAGAATCACTGCACTCCAACAATTGGTTTCACCTTTCGGAAAG ACTGATACAGCGTCAGTGCTCTCTGAAGCCATTGAATATATCAAATTCCTCCATGAACAAGTGACT GTGCTAAGTACCCCGTATATGAAAAGTGGTGCTCCCATACAGCATCAGCAG AGTTCTGGAAAATCTAAGGAATCTGAGGGTCCAAAGCAGGATCTTAGAAGCCGAGGGCTATGTCTGGTGCCAGTTTCTAGTACATTTCCAGTGACTCACGAACCCACAGTTGAGTATTGGACACCAACATTTGGAGGAACTTACAGATAG